A genomic window from Streptomyces sp. 846.5 includes:
- a CDS encoding phosphoglyceromutase — protein sequence MAEAPYRLVLLRHGESQWNEKNLFTGWVDVDLNEKGEKEAVRGGELLAAEGLLPDVLHTSLLRRAIRTAQIALDRADRHWIPVRRSWRLNERHYGALQGKDKAQTLAEFGEEQFMLWRRSYDTPPPVLAADAEYSQADDPRYAQIPADVRPQTECLKDVVERMLPYWYDSIVPDLADGRTVLVTAHGNSLRALVKHLDGISDEDIAGLNIPTGIPLLYELDADYKPLTRGGRYLDPEAAAIAAQAVADQGKKK from the coding sequence ATGGCTGAAGCTCCTTACCGTCTTGTCCTGCTCCGCCACGGCGAGAGCCAGTGGAACGAGAAGAACCTCTTCACCGGCTGGGTCGACGTCGACCTGAACGAGAAGGGCGAGAAGGAGGCCGTGCGCGGTGGCGAGCTCCTCGCCGCCGAGGGCCTCCTCCCCGACGTTCTGCACACCTCACTGCTGCGCCGCGCGATCCGCACCGCCCAGATCGCCCTCGACCGGGCCGACCGCCACTGGATCCCGGTGCGTCGCTCCTGGCGCCTGAACGAGCGCCACTACGGTGCGCTGCAGGGCAAGGACAAGGCCCAGACCCTGGCCGAGTTCGGCGAGGAGCAGTTCATGCTCTGGCGCCGCTCGTACGACACCCCGCCGCCCGTGCTCGCCGCCGACGCCGAGTACTCGCAGGCGGACGACCCCCGCTATGCGCAGATCCCCGCCGACGTCCGGCCGCAGACCGAGTGCCTCAAGGACGTGGTCGAGCGGATGCTGCCCTACTGGTACGACTCGATCGTCCCGGACCTCGCCGACGGCCGCACCGTCCTGGTCACCGCGCACGGCAACTCGCTGCGCGCGCTGGTGAAGCACCTCGACGGCATCTCCGACGAGGACATCGCTGGCCTCAACATCCCCACCGGCATCCCGCTCCTCTACGAGCTGGACGCCGACTACAAGCCGCTCACCCGGGGCGGCCGCTACCTCGACCCGGAGGCGGCCGCCATCGCGGCCCAGGCCGTGGCCGACCAGGGCAAGAAGAAGTAA
- a CDS encoding MFS transporter gives MPGTPSSPLHRPGPGVRLAAAARETVGGLPAAFWWLWTSTLVNRLGGFVVPFLALYLTIDRGFSPAFTGLVASLYGLGGSVASVAGGVLADRIGRRPTLLAAQSGTAVMTLVLGLAHPAWAIAVAAAVLGFTGSASRPAVSAIMADVVRPEDRVRAYSLNYWAINIGFAVSAAAAGLIAAHGYLLLFIGDAATTLLCALVVFARVPETRPEAASPAVSACTPAPVGLGTVLRDPVFMAFVGLTFLTAFVDGQGSIALPIVMGRQGFSPADYGLVVSLNGVLIVLLQIPITRIIQGRSRALMLSTAAVLTGCGFGLTAFAGAAWFYALTVTVWTAGEMLRVPPGMAIVAELSPVHARGRYQGVYSLAWSGASFLAPLTAGFLLAAPGADAVWLSCTLLGAVAAAGYVWLLHGRDTTPTVVVREERRPVTSAAAP, from the coding sequence ATGCCTGGAACGCCCTCGTCACCCCTGCATCGGCCCGGCCCGGGTGTGCGACTGGCGGCCGCGGCCAGGGAGACGGTCGGCGGACTGCCCGCGGCGTTCTGGTGGCTCTGGACCAGCACCCTGGTCAACCGGCTCGGCGGCTTCGTCGTCCCTTTCCTGGCCCTGTACCTCACCATCGACCGGGGCTTCAGCCCCGCCTTCACCGGTCTGGTCGCCTCGCTGTACGGGCTCGGCGGCAGCGTCGCGTCGGTCGCCGGGGGCGTGCTGGCGGACCGGATCGGGCGGCGGCCGACGCTGCTGGCCGCGCAGTCGGGCACGGCGGTGATGACGCTGGTGCTCGGCCTGGCCCATCCGGCCTGGGCCATCGCGGTGGCCGCCGCGGTCCTGGGGTTCACCGGCAGCGCCTCCCGTCCGGCGGTCTCCGCGATCATGGCGGACGTGGTGCGGCCCGAGGACCGGGTGCGGGCCTACTCGCTCAACTACTGGGCCATCAACATCGGTTTCGCGGTGTCCGCGGCGGCAGCCGGGCTGATCGCGGCGCACGGCTACCTGCTGCTGTTCATCGGGGACGCGGCGACGACGCTGCTCTGCGCGCTGGTGGTGTTCGCCCGGGTGCCGGAGACCCGGCCGGAGGCGGCCTCCCCGGCCGTATCCGCGTGCACTCCAGCCCCGGTCGGGCTGGGGACGGTGCTGCGCGACCCGGTCTTCATGGCCTTCGTCGGGCTGACCTTCCTGACCGCTTTCGTGGACGGCCAGGGCAGCATCGCACTGCCGATCGTGATGGGTCGTCAGGGCTTCTCCCCCGCCGACTACGGCCTGGTGGTCAGCCTCAACGGGGTGCTGATCGTGCTGCTGCAGATCCCGATCACCAGGATCATCCAGGGCCGGAGCCGGGCGCTGATGCTGAGCACGGCCGCGGTGCTCACCGGCTGCGGCTTCGGGCTGACCGCCTTCGCGGGCGCTGCCTGGTTCTACGCCCTGACGGTGACCGTGTGGACCGCCGGGGAGATGCTGCGGGTCCCGCCGGGCATGGCCATCGTCGCCGAGCTCTCCCCGGTCCACGCCCGGGGCCGCTACCAGGGCGTCTACTCACTGGCCTGGTCCGGCGCCTCGTTCCTGGCACCGCTGACGGCCGGCTTCCTGCTGGCCGCCCCGGGCGCCGACGCGGTCTGGCTCAGCTGCACCCTCCTGGGCGCCGTCGCAGCGGCGGGCTACGTCTGGCTGCTGCACGGCCGGGACACCACGCCGACGGTGGTGGTACGGGAGGAGCGCAGACCGGTCACATCCGCCGCAGCTCCGTAA
- a CDS encoding Uma2 family endonuclease, which produces MSMVLTPPEESLTPEPVPEWLMPPPQGFTAEDLDRLTGLPPHTELIDGRLVLVGPQVDYHSLAIDLLVAGLRRQAPDTLRARREMTVRLGNRQRPEPDLLMIRADADPGPKRTFYQPSDVLLVAEVVAEVVSEESAERDRKRKPQLYAKAGIPHFWLVEIVNAALEVHVYQLDEVTESYAPVGLYRDRLELPTPFPMDIDLTELRRM; this is translated from the coding sequence ATGAGTATGGTGCTGACACCACCTGAGGAGTCCCTCACTCCGGAGCCTGTGCCGGAATGGCTGATGCCGCCGCCACAGGGCTTCACCGCAGAGGATCTCGACCGACTCACCGGCCTGCCCCCGCACACCGAGCTCATCGACGGGCGTCTGGTCCTGGTGGGTCCCCAGGTCGACTACCACTCGCTCGCCATTGACCTACTGGTCGCTGGCCTGCGCCGACAAGCCCCCGACACCCTGCGTGCCCGCCGTGAGATGACGGTCCGGCTCGGGAACCGCCAGCGCCCGGAGCCCGATCTGCTGATGATCCGGGCCGACGCCGACCCGGGTCCCAAGCGCACTTTCTACCAGCCCTCGGACGTGCTCCTGGTCGCCGAGGTCGTCGCCGAGGTCGTCTCGGAGGAGTCCGCCGAGCGTGACCGCAAGCGCAAGCCGCAGCTGTACGCGAAGGCCGGCATCCCGCACTTCTGGCTGGTCGAGATCGTGAACGCGGCCCTTGAGGTGCACGTGTACCAACTGGACGAGGTGACCGAGTCCTACGCACCGGTCGGTCTGTACCGCGACCGGCTGGAACTCCCCACGCCCTTCCCGATGGACATCGACCTTACGGAGCTGCGGCGGATGTGA
- a CDS encoding GNAT family N-acetyltransferase, translating to MATTLTARGQANGGGTGVRVVEEGDLAEWGRALNSGFMEAKGDGSPDFIREMFVPGRSLGAFDGARCVGTFRSTVRELTVPGGASLTTDAITNVTVSQTHRRRGLLTRMMTQDLATAAERGDSLAILIAAEYRIYGRFGFGPATQHKGWTIHNRLAGSVRVPAAAEGGSFELQTMEEYRKNGPELHERFRRTQPGAIDRKAVNWRLRSGDLQNPDKSWKEPLVVIYRDPAGRAAGLLAYRITDEWPNMITRSVLKVTDHFAVDRAAAAALWRYALQVDWVERVEIPNVAPDDPLPLLLDDPRACVDGGDSSSDFMWLRILDAPTAFAARTYAAPGRVVLQVTDRLGYVDGRWALEAAADGSGRFTPAGNGEQADLALDVRELGTLYTGNDSTARLHAAGLVDELRPGGAARADALLRVDFRPWCPDGF from the coding sequence ATGGCGACGACACTGACGGCACGTGGGCAGGCGAACGGCGGCGGCACCGGGGTCCGGGTGGTGGAGGAAGGGGACCTGGCCGAGTGGGGCAGGGCTCTGAACAGCGGGTTCATGGAGGCGAAGGGGGACGGCTCACCGGACTTCATCCGGGAGATGTTCGTTCCGGGCCGATCGCTCGGCGCCTTCGACGGGGCGCGCTGCGTCGGGACCTTCCGCAGCACCGTACGGGAGTTGACCGTGCCCGGCGGGGCCTCGCTGACCACCGACGCCATCACCAATGTCACCGTCTCGCAGACCCACCGCAGGCGCGGCCTGCTGACTCGGATGATGACCCAGGACCTGGCCACCGCGGCCGAACGCGGCGACAGCCTCGCCATCCTCATCGCCGCCGAGTACCGCATCTACGGCCGCTTCGGCTTCGGCCCCGCCACCCAGCACAAGGGCTGGACCATCCACAACCGCCTGGCGGGCAGTGTCCGCGTGCCGGCCGCGGCGGAGGGCGGCAGCTTCGAGCTGCAGACGATGGAGGAGTACCGCAAGAACGGCCCCGAACTGCATGAGCGCTTCCGCCGCACCCAGCCCGGGGCGATCGACCGCAAGGCCGTCAACTGGCGGCTGCGCTCCGGCGATCTGCAGAACCCGGACAAGTCGTGGAAGGAGCCGCTGGTCGTGATCTACCGCGACCCGGCGGGCCGTGCGGCAGGGCTGCTCGCGTACAGGATCACCGACGAGTGGCCCAACATGATCACCCGCTCGGTACTGAAGGTGACCGACCACTTCGCTGTGGACCGGGCCGCGGCCGCCGCGCTGTGGCGCTACGCGCTGCAGGTCGACTGGGTCGAGCGGGTCGAGATCCCCAACGTCGCCCCCGACGACCCGCTGCCGCTGCTCCTCGACGACCCCCGCGCCTGCGTGGACGGCGGCGACAGCAGCTCCGACTTCATGTGGCTGCGGATCCTGGACGCCCCCACCGCGTTCGCCGCCCGTACCTATGCCGCACCCGGACGCGTCGTGCTCCAGGTCACCGACCGCCTCGGCTACGTCGACGGCCGCTGGGCCCTGGAGGCGGCGGCGGACGGCAGCGGGCGGTTCACCCCCGCCGGCAACGGCGAGCAGGCCGATCTCGCCCTGGACGTCCGCGAGTTGGGCACCCTCTACACGGGCAACGACTCCACCGCCCGGCTGCACGCAGCCGGCCTGGTCGACGAACTGCGCCCGGGCGGCGCGGCGCGGGCCGACGCGCTGCTGCGGGTGGACTTCAGGCCGTGGTGCCCGGACGGCTTCTGA
- a CDS encoding glycoside hydrolase family 15 protein: MAGPIEDYALIGDLGTAALVGADGSVDWLCLPRFDSPSCFAALLGEERHGHWRLAPADPQATVVERRYVGDTLVLETRWRTPGGEARVVDFMPQRVREPRLVRLVEGLAGSVEMRAELRLRFNYGRVVPWVRRTEHHRVAVAGPDAGWLSVPSGVHTYGDGDGADGCTRSDFTVAAGQRVAFTLTWQPSHLTTTGRFDPGQSLREAVAAWQHWADGCRYQGPWRAQVLRSLLTLKALSYEPTGGIVAAPTTSLPEWIGGERNWDYRFCWLRDSSLTLAALLRGGYREEAASWRRWLLRAIAGERTGLQALYGVAGERALGETFAEWLPGYRGSQPVRLGNAAVGQMQLDVYGEVADTLYRALCAGIPMERQVWNLFRSLMKAMAGRWREPDEGLWEVRSERRQFVHSKVMCWVAADRAVRMAERTGLPAPLAEWRALRDAVHADVCTHGYDPVRGVFVQYYGGRGLDASALLLAQSGFLPADDPRVTGTVAAVREELDLDGFVRRYDPGRAGDGLSGTEGAFLACNFWLAEALALGGSPEQATEVFARTVAVGGELGLLSEQWDPRAGRQLGNAPQAFTHVALVNAAFALADAMPPTG; the protein is encoded by the coding sequence ATGGCGGGACCTATCGAGGACTACGCGCTGATCGGTGACCTGGGTACGGCCGCTCTGGTCGGCGCCGACGGATCCGTCGACTGGCTCTGCCTGCCGCGCTTCGACTCCCCCTCCTGCTTCGCCGCGCTGCTCGGCGAGGAGCGTCACGGCCACTGGCGGCTCGCGCCCGCGGACCCGCAGGCCACGGTCGTCGAGCGGCGCTACGTGGGGGACACGCTGGTGCTGGAGACCCGGTGGCGCACGCCCGGCGGGGAGGCGCGGGTGGTGGACTTCATGCCGCAGCGGGTGCGCGAACCACGGCTGGTCCGGCTGGTGGAGGGGCTCGCGGGCAGCGTGGAGATGCGCGCGGAGCTGCGGCTGCGCTTCAACTACGGACGGGTGGTGCCCTGGGTGCGCCGCACCGAGCACCACCGGGTGGCGGTGGCCGGCCCGGACGCCGGCTGGCTGAGCGTGCCGTCCGGCGTCCACACCTACGGCGACGGCGACGGCGCCGACGGCTGCACCCGCTCGGACTTCACCGTCGCGGCCGGACAGCGCGTCGCCTTCACCCTCACCTGGCAGCCCTCGCACCTGACCACGACCGGCCGCTTCGACCCCGGGCAGAGCCTGCGGGAGGCCGTGGCCGCCTGGCAGCACTGGGCCGACGGCTGCCGCTACCAGGGACCCTGGCGGGCGCAGGTGCTGCGCTCGCTGCTGACGCTGAAGGCGCTCAGCTACGAGCCGACCGGCGGCATCGTCGCCGCGCCCACCACCTCGCTGCCCGAGTGGATCGGCGGCGAGCGCAACTGGGACTACCGCTTCTGCTGGCTGCGCGACTCCAGCCTCACGCTGGCCGCGCTGCTGCGCGGCGGCTACCGCGAGGAGGCCGCCTCCTGGCGGCGCTGGCTGCTGCGCGCCATCGCGGGGGAGCGGACCGGACTGCAGGCGCTGTACGGGGTTGCCGGTGAGCGGGCGCTGGGGGAGACGTTCGCCGAGTGGCTGCCCGGCTACCGGGGTTCGCAGCCGGTCCGGCTCGGCAACGCGGCGGTGGGCCAGATGCAGCTGGACGTCTACGGCGAGGTGGCCGACACGCTCTACCGGGCGCTGTGCGCCGGGATTCCGATGGAGCGTCAGGTCTGGAACCTGTTCCGGTCGTTGATGAAGGCAATGGCCGGCCGCTGGCGGGAGCCGGACGAGGGCCTGTGGGAGGTGCGTTCCGAGCGCCGCCAGTTCGTGCACTCCAAGGTGATGTGCTGGGTCGCCGCGGACCGCGCGGTGCGGATGGCCGAGCGGACCGGTCTGCCGGCGCCGCTCGCCGAGTGGCGGGCGTTGCGTGACGCGGTCCATGCGGATGTCTGTACCCACGGCTACGACCCCGTACGCGGGGTCTTCGTGCAGTACTACGGCGGCCGCGGGCTGGACGCCTCCGCGCTGCTGCTGGCCCAGTCCGGCTTCCTGCCGGCCGACGATCCGCGGGTGACCGGGACCGTGGCCGCGGTCCGCGAGGAGCTGGATCTGGACGGTTTCGTACGGCGCTACGACCCCGGCCGAGCGGGCGACGGCCTGAGCGGCACCGAGGGGGCCTTCCTCGCCTGCAACTTCTGGCTGGCGGAGGCGCTGGCCCTCGGCGGCAGCCCGGAGCAGGCGACCGAGGTCTTCGCCCGGACCGTGGCGGTCGGCGGCGAGCTCGGGCTGCTCAGTGAGCAGTGGGATCCGCGGGCCGGCCGTCAGCTCGGCAACGCGCCGCAGGCGTTCACCCATGTCGCCCTGGTCAACGCGGCCTTCGCGCTGGCCGATGCGATGCCCCCGACGGGGTGA
- a CDS encoding SAM-dependent methyltransferase: MRGQKWSPSWIDLETPNAARVYDYYLGGSHNFEADRTMARRAVELWPELPKIMRANRAFLRRSVHYLAGEGFTRFLDIGSGIPTVGPVHEIAREVQPEARVVYVDRDPVAVAHSVAMLSHDPLSRVVQADLTDPEELLAQPDVAALLDGGAPVALLLVAVLHFVPDEAGPHGLVARLRDALPPGSALVLCHACREGRPDQVGPHQDMYARTTTPLTMRGHEEIAAFFDGFELVDPGLVYLTQWRPDSPDAVGPDPERLSGLVGVGRLGSEQAPL; this comes from the coding sequence GTGCGCGGACAGAAGTGGTCACCGAGCTGGATCGATCTCGAGACGCCGAACGCCGCTCGGGTCTATGACTACTACCTCGGCGGCAGCCACAACTTTGAAGCCGACCGCACGATGGCCCGCCGCGCCGTGGAGCTCTGGCCCGAACTGCCGAAGATCATGCGCGCCAACCGTGCCTTCCTGCGCCGCTCGGTCCACTATCTGGCCGGCGAGGGCTTCACCCGCTTCCTGGACATCGGCTCCGGCATCCCCACCGTCGGCCCGGTCCACGAGATCGCCCGTGAGGTGCAGCCCGAGGCCCGGGTGGTCTACGTCGACCGCGATCCGGTGGCCGTCGCGCACAGTGTGGCGATGCTGTCCCACGACCCGCTCAGCCGCGTCGTCCAGGCCGACCTGACCGATCCGGAGGAGCTGCTGGCCCAGCCGGACGTCGCCGCCCTGCTGGACGGCGGGGCCCCGGTCGCGCTGCTGCTGGTGGCCGTGCTCCACTTCGTCCCCGACGAGGCCGGGCCGCACGGCCTGGTGGCCCGGCTGCGGGACGCGCTGCCGCCGGGCAGCGCGCTGGTGCTCTGCCACGCCTGCCGCGAGGGCCGCCCCGACCAGGTCGGCCCGCACCAGGACATGTACGCCCGGACCACGACGCCGCTCACCATGCGCGGGCACGAGGAGATCGCCGCGTTCTTCGACGGCTTCGAGCTGGTGGACCCGGGCCTCGTCTACCTGACTCAGTGGCGGCCGGACAGCCCGGACGCGGTGGGCCCGGATCCGGAGCGACTGTCGGGGCTCGTCGGCGTCGGGCGGCTGGGGTCGGAACAGGCCCCGCTGTGA
- a CDS encoding EAL domain-containing protein yields the protein MNGPAPAAASRPSFPERWTQLLRAHGSALHPRKIDALGALTADLVLSGRAGQAATTLVDAHFTDPELLVQAVELLRFTAMRGPDPAGDFAAGWATSLRERTLRQQESIRAAADTARHEAELALHASEARFRALFEHAAVGIGVGSVDGEILTANRSLLEMFGARLDDLRGRQVTDLVHPEDTPEVWRAYEELISGERESFQCDKPYYRQDGEVVWTHLTVSLIRDEDGQPRYQVAMMEDITDRYRLQERLRHQATHDPLTGLPNRAAFFEQLEELFATAPPGSHFGLCYVDLDRFKIVNDSLGHAAGDQLLIEVAGRLSSALVPLGHVVARLGGDEFVVLLKHCRGEHDAVTAARAVLAALEEPIRIDGHRLAVGASVGVLERPVGTITPGAAVRAADLTLYRAKEAGGDRWTLYDAHTNAEAVSRYTISVRMPLALERGEFFLEYQPLCALSDGSLAAVEALVRWRHPLLGVLGPDEFVAAAEETGLILPLGRWILEQACAQAADWQRRFGPLAPQLNVNITARQARSKGLLADVGRILADTGLEPSLLQLELTESAALNPRDQALQVLQRLVDKGVTLAVDDFGTGWSNLAHLRDLPLAGLKLASAFIDDAASQDAKDSVGWRIVSGLVSLADSLGLTLTAEGVETPRTAERLRSLGCDWGQGWHFGRPAAPEALEALIAARADKSDN from the coding sequence GTGAACGGCCCGGCGCCCGCCGCTGCGTCCCGGCCCTCCTTCCCGGAACGCTGGACCCAGCTGCTGCGCGCCCACGGGAGCGCGCTGCATCCGCGGAAGATCGACGCGCTCGGCGCCCTGACCGCGGACCTGGTGCTCTCGGGCCGGGCGGGCCAGGCGGCCACCACCCTGGTCGACGCGCACTTCACCGACCCGGAGCTGCTCGTCCAGGCGGTGGAACTGCTCCGTTTCACCGCCATGCGGGGGCCCGACCCGGCCGGCGACTTCGCCGCCGGCTGGGCCACCTCACTGCGTGAGCGCACGCTGCGACAGCAGGAGTCGATCCGTGCCGCCGCGGACACCGCCCGGCACGAGGCCGAGCTGGCCCTGCACGCCTCCGAGGCGCGGTTCCGGGCGCTGTTCGAGCACGCGGCGGTCGGCATCGGCGTCGGCAGCGTCGACGGCGAGATCCTGACGGCCAACCGCTCACTGCTGGAGATGTTCGGCGCCCGGCTGGACGACCTGCGCGGGCGGCAGGTGACCGACCTGGTGCACCCGGAGGACACCCCGGAGGTCTGGCGGGCCTACGAGGAGCTGATCTCGGGCGAGCGGGAGAGCTTCCAGTGCGACAAGCCCTACTACCGCCAGGACGGCGAGGTGGTCTGGACCCACCTGACCGTCTCGCTGATCAGGGACGAGGACGGGCAGCCGCGCTACCAGGTCGCCATGATGGAGGACATCACCGACCGCTACCGCCTCCAGGAGCGGCTGCGCCACCAGGCCACCCACGACCCGCTGACCGGTCTGCCCAACCGGGCCGCCTTCTTCGAGCAGCTGGAGGAGCTTTTCGCCACCGCGCCGCCGGGCTCCCACTTCGGTCTGTGCTACGTCGACCTGGACCGGTTCAAGATCGTCAACGACAGCCTCGGCCACGCCGCCGGCGACCAGTTGCTGATCGAGGTGGCCGGCCGGCTCTCCAGCGCGCTCGTGCCGCTGGGCCATGTGGTCGCCCGGCTCGGCGGGGACGAGTTCGTGGTGCTGCTGAAGCACTGCCGGGGCGAACACGACGCCGTCACCGCCGCCCGCGCGGTCCTCGCGGCCCTCGAGGAACCGATCCGGATCGACGGGCACCGGTTGGCGGTCGGGGCCAGCGTCGGAGTGCTGGAACGCCCGGTCGGCACGATCACCCCGGGCGCGGCGGTCCGCGCCGCGGACCTGACCCTCTACCGCGCCAAGGAGGCCGGCGGCGACCGCTGGACCCTCTACGACGCGCACACCAACGCCGAGGCGGTGAGCCGGTACACGATCTCGGTGCGGATGCCGCTCGCCCTTGAGCGAGGCGAGTTCTTCCTGGAGTACCAGCCGCTGTGCGCACTCTCGGACGGATCGCTGGCCGCCGTGGAGGCACTGGTGCGCTGGCGCCATCCGCTGCTCGGCGTGCTCGGGCCGGACGAGTTCGTGGCCGCGGCGGAGGAGACCGGCCTCATCCTGCCTCTGGGCCGCTGGATCCTGGAACAGGCCTGCGCCCAGGCCGCCGATTGGCAGCGCCGCTTCGGCCCGCTGGCACCGCAGCTCAATGTCAACATCACGGCACGTCAGGCCCGGAGCAAGGGTCTGCTGGCCGATGTCGGACGGATCCTCGCCGACACCGGCCTGGAGCCCTCGCTGCTGCAACTGGAACTCACCGAGAGCGCCGCGCTCAATCCGCGCGACCAGGCGCTGCAGGTGTTGCAGCGACTGGTCGACAAGGGGGTCACCCTGGCCGTGGACGACTTCGGCACCGGCTGGTCGAACCTCGCCCACCTGCGCGACCTGCCGCTGGCCGGACTCAAGCTGGCCAGCGCGTTCATCGACGACGCCGCGAGCCAGGACGCGAAGGACAGCGTCGGCTGGCGGATCGTCAGCGGTCTCGTCTCGCTGGCGGACAGCCTCGGCCTCACGCTGACGGCGGAGGGGGTCGAGACACCGAGGACCGCGGAGCGGCTGCGGAGCCTGGGCTGCGACTGGGGCCAGGGCTGGCACTTCGGCCGACCGGCCGCACCGGAGGCGCTTGAGGCGTTGATAGCGGCCCGTGCCGACAAATCGGATAATTAG
- a CDS encoding polysaccharide deacetylase family protein, which produces MSVVPVLLYHSVSIDPPEWTAPFTVTPRAFVGQLDRLADSGVSVVPLRRLVAAIRGGPPLPTRSAVLTFDDGFADFYWTVAPLLSARELPATLFVTTGAVHPPGGRPSGSLLPPAEMLNWRQVAGLDALGIEIGGHSRTHAQLDTLSGKRLCEEIELCKHELEDALGHSAASYAYPHGYHSAVVRRKVQQGGWDSACAVADALSSTSDDTLRIARLTVRADTPPTVFQSWLEGLGAPRAPFPESLATTLATTLATRGRRAYRRMRARLGLSRPY; this is translated from the coding sequence ATGAGTGTCGTCCCGGTACTGCTCTACCACTCCGTCTCGATCGACCCGCCGGAGTGGACAGCACCGTTCACGGTGACCCCCCGAGCCTTCGTCGGGCAGTTGGACCGGCTCGCCGACTCGGGGGTCTCCGTGGTGCCACTGCGGCGGCTGGTCGCGGCCATCCGCGGCGGCCCTCCGCTGCCCACCCGGTCCGCGGTGCTGACCTTCGACGACGGCTTCGCGGACTTCTACTGGACCGTCGCGCCGCTGCTGTCGGCCCGCGAGCTGCCGGCGACGCTCTTCGTCACCACCGGGGCCGTGCACCCGCCCGGCGGCCGGCCGAGCGGAAGCCTGCTGCCTCCGGCCGAGATGCTGAACTGGCGTCAGGTCGCGGGCCTGGACGCGCTGGGCATCGAGATCGGCGGCCACTCGCGCACCCACGCCCAGCTCGACACGCTGTCGGGCAAGCGACTGTGCGAGGAAATCGAACTCTGCAAGCACGAGTTGGAGGACGCGCTCGGCCACAGCGCCGCCTCCTACGCGTACCCCCACGGCTACCACAGCGCCGTCGTGCGGCGGAAGGTGCAGCAGGGCGGCTGGGACTCCGCCTGCGCCGTGGCCGACGCGCTCAGCTCGACCTCGGACGACACGCTGCGCATCGCCCGGCTGACCGTCCGCGCGGACACTCCGCCCACCGTGTTCCAGTCCTGGCTGGAGGGCCTGGGGGCACCGAGGGCACCGTTCCCCGAGAGCTTGGCAACGACCTTGGCAACGACCTTGGCGACGCGGGGCCGACGCGCCTACCGACGCATGCGGGCCCGGCTGGGCCTGTCCCGACCGTACTGA